A single genomic interval of Labrus bergylta chromosome 18, fLabBer1.1, whole genome shotgun sequence harbors:
- the emx1 gene encoding homeobox protein EMX1 has translation MMFSSAGKRCFTIESLVAKENPLTPEDPIRPTALSYSNPATDALMNSYQAPQARSLYQTPDLVFPDSHPSLTVAPHQLGGSHLQHPHFFGTQHRDPLNFYPWVLRNRFFGHRFQGNDVSQDSLLLHGPFARKPKRIRTAFSPSQLLRLERAFEKNHYVVGAERKQLANGLSLSETQVKVWFQNRRTKYKRQKLEEEGPESQQKKKGNHHINRWRLATKQASSEDIDVTSED, from the exons ATGATGTTCTCGTCTGCAGGAAAGCGCTGCTTCACCATCGAGTCTCTGGTCGCCAAAGAGAACCCTCTAACTCCGGAGGATCCCATCCGTCCCACCGCGCTGAGCTACTCCAACCCGGCGACAGATGCTTTAATGAACAGTTACCAGGCTCCACAGGCCCGCTCCCTGTACCAGACCCCGGACCTGGTGTTCCCAGACAGCCACCCCTCCCTCACCGTGGCCCCTCACCAGCTCGGAGGATCACACCTCCAGCATCCGCACTTCTTCGGGACGCAACACCGAGACCCGCTCAACTTCTACCCCTGGGTGCTACGGAACAGGTTTTTTGGACACAGATTTCAAG GTAACGATGTGTCCCAGGACAGCCTGCTCCTCCACGGTCCGTTCGCCAGGAAACCCAAACGCATCCGGACGGCCTTCTCGCCCTCGCAGCTCCTCCGCCTGGAGAGAGCCTTCGAGAAGAACCACTACGTCGTCGGAGCCGAGCGGAAGCAGCTGGCGAACGGCTTGAGTTTATCTGAAACACAG GTGAAGGTGTGGTTCCAGAACAGGCGGACCAAGTACAAGCGCcagaagctggaggaggagggaccgGAGAgccagcagaagaagaagggaaaCCACCACATCAACAGATGGCGGCTCGCCACTAAGCAGGCCAGCTCCGAGGACATCGACGTGACCTCagaggactaa
- the noto gene encoding homeobox protein notochord, with amino-acid sequence MQVPNRPVGAYGYSMRNYAPTSLYPQYQGSRCASSPKPQSGKSFTIDALLAKPEETPSCRASPTHRGEKYHQPAAAPVLSLNGHVGLPIPTAPYVYSPSMLHSAMHTQPGYSVYCCPPFTYQTSCRGAFYAQASMSKVNAGLHSFKTKGGKSKRMRTSFTSEQLSRLEKEFARQQYMVGSERFLLASSLQLTEAQVKVWFQNRRIKWRKQSLEQQQAKLAKLGLAAPPKSPGSQGHGDEGDEDEEFSDLDVDIDVSDDCIDHC; translated from the exons ATGCAGGTGCCGAACAGACCAGTGGGAGCTTATGGATACTCCATGCGTAATTACGCACCAACGTCGCTTTATCCGCAGTATCAGGGCAGCCGGTGCGCGTCTTCACCGAAGCCTCAAAGTGGGAAATCTTTCACCATCGATGCTCTGCTCGCCAAGCCGGAGGAGACGCCGAGCTGCCGGGCGAGTCCCACTCACCGTGGGGAGAAATACCATCAGCCAGCAGCAGCCCCGGTTCTGTCTCTCAATGGACACGTAGGCCTACCGATACCGACAGCACCTTACGTCTACTCCCCGAGCATGTTGCACTCAGCGATGCACACACAGCCTGGATACTCAGTCTACTGCTGTCCGCCCTTCACCTACCAGACATCGTGTCGTGGAGCATTTTACGCACAAG cttcCATGTCCAAAGTGAACGCAGGACTTCATTCCTTCAAAACCAAAGGTGGCAAATCGAAACGCATGCGCACTAGCTTCACCAGCGAGCAGCTCTCCCGGCTGGAGAAGGAGTTCGCACGGCAGCAGTACATGGTCGGGTCAGAGAGGTTCCTCCTGGCTTCATCTCTGCAGCTCACAGAAGCTCAG GTCAAAGTGTGGTTCCAGAACAGACGCATCAAGTGGCGCAAACAGagtctggagcagcagcaggccaAGCTGGCCAAACTGGGCCTGGCTGCTCCACCAAAGAGTCCCGGATCTCAGGGCCACGGGGACGAAGGAGACGAGGATGAGGAGTTCTCTGACCTGGACGTGGACATCGATGTGTCCGATGACTGCATTGATCACTGCTGA